DNA sequence from the Methanococcus maripaludis genome:
AAAGAACTCATTTCAAATTATGAAAAGACGATATCGGGTTTTGACCTTGGAATGAGTAATTTGGATATTTTATCAAAAGAAGAAGCTTTAGAATGTTTTGAAAATTACATTAAATCAGTTGAACATGTAATTAACCGCATATATGAGGTCAACAGCACAGTTAAAAAATATAACCGTCCAGACCATGTCCTTGCTCTTTCAAATAGATTATTAGCACATTTAAACACTGAAAAAGAATTTATTCAGGAATTTAAAGAAAAATTTAAAGAAAATGAAAATTAAAAAATTTAAAATTTGTGAGAATTATGGCATACAAAAGTGAATTTTTAGGAACAGAAGATGTTAAAAAACTTTTAGTTAAACTTTCGGTCCCTGCAATAATTGGAATGCTCATCATGGCACTTTACAATATAGTCGATGGATTTTTTATTGGCCGATGGGTTGGAACAGCTGCATTTACAGGAATAGCATTGATATTCCCATTCCAAATGATGATTATGGCATTTGGAGTAACTTTTGGAATTGGAGGATCGTCCCTTTTATCGAGAAAACTTGGTGAAGGAAATTTAGACCTTGCAAGAAAAGCTGGAGGAAATGCAATCAGCAGCGTTTTGATTTTATCAGTATTGATAACAATTGTCGGGGTTATATTTATGGTTCCAATTTTAAACCTCCTTGGAACTTCTGCAGACATATTCCCTTACGCAAAAGACTACTACGAAATAATACTCTATGGAACAATATTCAACAGCTACCTAGTTGCTGCAAACAACCTTGTTCGTGCAGAGGGAATGGCAAAAATTGCAATGTTTGCAATGGTTGTCCCTGCAATTATAAACATAATTCTTGATCCAATATTAATCATAGTATTCAATATGGGAATCAAAGGTGCAGCAATTGCAACGGTACTATCCCAAATTATCGGTGTAATTTATATTATAAAACACCAGTTTGGAAAAAATACGAGCATTAAATACGCAATGAATGATTTTTTAATCAACCTTAAGATTTTAAAAGAAACAGTATTTATTGGAGCTTCTGAATTTGCAAAACTGATTATAAGTAGCATTCTTTTGATCCTTGGAAATAATTTGCTTGGAATATATGGTGGAGATATTGCAATTGCAATTTACGGAGTAATTATGAGAATCGCAATGCTTTTACTCATGCCCGTTTTGGGAATTGTGCAGGGTTTTCAGCCAATTGTTGGATATAACTACGGAAAAGGACAGTTAAATAGGGTCAGCGAATCAATAAAACTCGCATTAGTTGGAACTTCGGGCCTCTGTTTACTTGGATTTATACTTGTAATGATATTCCCAGAAAAATTCATCCAGATATTCATAACTGATCCAGAAGTAATTTCACAAGGAGTTTTTGCAACAAGAATATTCTTCATGTTTTCGTTCCTTATCGGGGCTCAAATGACAATAGGTGGGTTATACCAGTCACTTGGTAAAGCAAAACCTGCATTTATCATTTCTTGCGCAAGGCAGACTTTATTCTTGATGCCTGCATTGATTATTCTTCCATTATTCTTTGGATTGAACGGAATATGGTTTTCATTCCCAATTGGAGATTTGTTAGGCTTCACTCTTGCAAGCGGCATTATATTCAAAGATAGAAAATCATTAAACCTATCTTCTTAAATTCTTAAAAAATTATTTTAAATTTTTATTTTTAAAAAAAGTATTTATAAAAAATTTTGAAATTTAAGTTTACCAAAACTTCAATTTTGAAAGTATTCCTTTCTTTTCGCCAGTCTCTTTAATTTTTTCGTGGGATTTCATGTACTGATTTAATGGAACCCTGAGTACGTGGCTTCCGTAGCAGGGTTTTGTAAATGGAAAAATTACAAAATCATCATCATAAGCAACTGGAATTGGAGGAAGTCCAATAAGCATTACTCCTTCCAATATTTCGTCTCCAGGGTTAAACTCACGAATATTTTTGTAATTTTTTTTAATATAATCACTACATTCTTTAAATGAACCTTTTAAGAGAATTTCATGGTTATAATTATCAATACATGACATAAAATCACCCAATAAAAAATTAAAAGTTATTCCATGTATATTGCAGGTTTGTAAGGTATTGCAAATTTCTTTTTGCCTTTTACATCCTCACCATTTACAATTACCTTGCAATCGAATTCACTTTCAATAAATGTTTTGGCATTTTCTAGTATTTCTACTTCAGCTATTGCCTTTTTAACGCCTATTTTCATTATTTCGTTAATTAATTTCATCACTTCTTTTCCATGCCTTTTGAATTTATCTTCTTTCATAACGAGTGGAATAAGTGCTTTTACGTTTTTCTCAGCGTTCTCATTCATAAATTCAAGGAGGTCGTATTTCCAGTCGTCTGCAGTGTATAAATACATTTTTTCAGGGTTGATTTTTGCAACTCCTTTAATATTTCGAATATCTTCCATTGCAGACTTGATAAATTCTTCCCCAAGTTCTAAATCTTCATTAATTAATTCTGGCTTGATTAAAGGATACATTTCTTGTGAAATAAATCCAGCATACCCTAATTTTTCCCAGATTTCTTCACAGAGGTGTGGTGTTACTGGGGAGAGTAATTTAGTCCAAATTTCAACAACTTCTTTTAAAACATTGTTGTTTTCCCCGCCTCTTCGTTTATACCATCTTAAATCATTGATGAGTTCATAGAACATCAAACCAATTTTTCTAAGCTGGAATTCTTCGTATGCAGTTTCAGCACCTTTTATTGAACTGTAAGTTTTGTGTAAAAGCCATTTATCAATTAAAGATAGTTCTTTTTCAGTTTTTTCTTCTTCCATGACTGATACTGCAAGTTCGTATAATTTTATTAGATTATCTCTTGCTTTTTCCATTTCTTTGAATTTAACGTCTGCATCTTGCGGAAGTTCAGCACATGTTGTGATGTAAAATCTCGCAACATCTGCACCAAAGTTTTCTGCAACTTCTGAAACAGGTAAAACCGGACCTTTTGATTTTGAGAGTTTTTTACCCTCAATTGTAACGTATCCGTTTATTTCAATCCCTCTTGGCCAGTGTTCTCTTCCAAATAATGCAACGTGGTTGAATATCATGAATGTGAGGTGGTTTGGAATTAAATCTTTTGCAGAACATCTCCAGTCAAGCGGGTAGTAGTATAAAAATTCTTTTCTCATTTCTTCAATTGTTTCTGTTGGAATTTTTGAATTTTTAGCTATTTCATCAACATTTCCTTTTCCAAGGTAGACGTAATCAAATAATTCTGGAATAAGCTGTTCTGGAGTTAACCCTTCGTTTATAAATCTTGCAATTGTGTAATATGCCATGTAAATTGTACTGTCCGATAATGATTCAATAATCCAGTTTTCATCAAACGGCAGTATTGTTCCAAGCCCTTTTTTCCTTGCACAAGCTTTGTCCTTCATCCAATCAACTTTGTTGTGGAATTCCTGCCTTATTCCTTCTGGAGCAAAGTTCATATTATCGATACATTCGTGTGCGAGTTTCTTCCAGTTTTCGTCAGAATAGTTGATAAACCACTGTCCTTTTACGGTTTTTATAATGCACTTTTCACCGCACCTGCAGACAACTTTCTGCTCTGAAAATTCGTACATTATTTCTGCAATGTTTGAATTTATGTAATCTTTTGTTAATTTTTCTTTAATGTCTTTTACAGAAATTCCTGCGTATTCTCCGCAGTTTTCATTTAATTTTCCCTTGTGAAATTCGTCCTTGTAGATTTTACTCGTTGCTTGTTCGAGTAACTCTTCATCATTTTGGTCTTTAACTCCCAGTTTTTCCACAATCTCTTTTGCAGGATATTTATCGTATCCTTCAATTTCGATTAAGGGGATTAAACCTACTTCTTCAACTTTTCCAAGATCC
Encoded proteins:
- a CDS encoding PadR family transcriptional regulator, whose product is MDEKIEISNVESAVLGLLLEKPMYGYEIEKIIEERKMRQWTEIAFSSIYYVLKKLEEKQIVESETENKCGRARKIYFATDLGKKIMRKKVKELISNYEKTISGFDLGMSNLDILSKEEALECFENYIKSVEHVINRIYEVNSTVKKYNRPDHVLALSNRLLAHLNTEKEFIQEFKEKFKENEN
- a CDS encoding MATE family efflux transporter; translation: MAYKSEFLGTEDVKKLLVKLSVPAIIGMLIMALYNIVDGFFIGRWVGTAAFTGIALIFPFQMMIMAFGVTFGIGGSSLLSRKLGEGNLDLARKAGGNAISSVLILSVLITIVGVIFMVPILNLLGTSADIFPYAKDYYEIILYGTIFNSYLVAANNLVRAEGMAKIAMFAMVVPAIINIILDPILIIVFNMGIKGAAIATVLSQIIGVIYIIKHQFGKNTSIKYAMNDFLINLKILKETVFIGASEFAKLIISSILLILGNNLLGIYGGDIAIAIYGVIMRIAMLLLMPVLGIVQGFQPIVGYNYGKGQLNRVSESIKLALVGTSGLCLLGFILVMIFPEKFIQIFITDPEVISQGVFATRIFFMFSFLIGAQMTIGGLYQSLGKAKPAFIISCARQTLFLMPALIILPLFFGLNGIWFSFPIGDLLGFTLASGIIFKDRKSLNLSS
- a CDS encoding DUF1894 domain-containing protein yields the protein MSCIDNYNHEILLKGSFKECSDYIKKNYKNIREFNPGDEILEGVMLIGLPPIPVAYDDDFVIFPFTKPCYGSHVLRVPLNQYMKSHEKIKETGEKKGILSKLKFW
- the leuS gene encoding leucine--tRNA ligase, which translates into the protein MDQKEVIGETGHKSVDLIKIMDKWQKKWTEAKIFEAEHDSRDKFFITAAFPYLNGVLHAGHLRTFTIPETIARYQRMKNKNVLWTFGFHVTGTPILGLANQIKERKKDIIWAYNNLHNIPMDELLKLNTPEAIVECFSKKATEAFKRMGFSLDWRRNFKTDDKVFSKFIEWQFYNLKEMGHITKGSHPVRYCPKCENPVEDHDLLHGEESTTVEYSLIKFTSNFDGKEIIMPMATLRPETVFGVTNAWVNPNEIYVMAEVHDEIQKLDSEDVDLKYNGIWVIGKECADKLKEQDRKIEILKEIKGSELLGLKIKNPVTKKEVPLLPADFVEMGIGTGCVMSVPAHAPYDYVALRDLGKVEEVGLIPLIEIEGYDKYPAKEIVEKLGVKDQNDEELLEQATSKIYKDEFHKGKLNENCGEYAGISVKDIKEKLTKDYINSNIAEIMYEFSEQKVVCRCGEKCIIKTVKGQWFINYSDENWKKLAHECIDNMNFAPEGIRQEFHNKVDWMKDKACARKKGLGTILPFDENWIIESLSDSTIYMAYYTIARFINEGLTPEQLIPELFDYVYLGKGNVDEIAKNSKIPTETIEEMRKEFLYYYPLDWRCSAKDLIPNHLTFMIFNHVALFGREHWPRGIEINGYVTIEGKKLSKSKGPVLPVSEVAENFGADVARFYITTCAELPQDADVKFKEMEKARDNLIKLYELAVSVMEEEKTEKELSLIDKWLLHKTYSSIKGAETAYEEFQLRKIGLMFYELINDLRWYKRRGGENNNVLKEVVEIWTKLLSPVTPHLCEEIWEKLGYAGFISQEMYPLIKPELINEDLELGEEFIKSAMEDIRNIKGVAKINPEKMYLYTADDWKYDLLEFMNENAEKNVKALIPLVMKEDKFKRHGKEVMKLINEIMKIGVKKAIAEVEILENAKTFIESEFDCKVIVNGEDVKGKKKFAIPYKPAIYME